Proteins found in one Brevibacillus brevis genomic segment:
- a CDS encoding GerAB/ArcD/ProY family transporter produces MIHKQVVNHRQIAWLVGSVLMTGMMIGFLRSVVQVARMDGWFSQIFPIFYAIFVAYVLSGLVEAYPGKNIFEILFIIGGKWIGGAVNLLILFYIWIILAIDIKGAADFLHISLLPNTPLEVILLVFVLLIMYYGKTSLEVAARVNELYFPLYFLMCISLYFLLMNEYNVERLEPILTNRLDRIVISNFFPVGVYGDVFLIGAFLHAIVEPRLFYAAMKHGVIIVGFGTTIMLLVLLGVMGYIIAGRLNFPIYILVQQIHITDFLDRVEMILFSVWFPAFTIKVIVAYLAFLVGVGSFGGQRHYNTLNAPCGWFIVVSSIFAFPNIAHIDQFISYSLPLIVLVFQLPLALFLLVHVRRKNKGREQSLIPEGTKLYRFYRSMVWTTTVCLSGCVIVILVGDFFKDKSAIGGGATAVVYIVLLLIALLTSYGEMQALNHGKQRLGRTKQAGSFRQ; encoded by the coding sequence ATGATTCACAAGCAAGTTGTCAATCATCGGCAAATTGCCTGGCTCGTCGGCAGTGTCTTGATGACAGGGATGATGATCGGTTTCTTGCGGTCTGTCGTTCAGGTAGCGAGGATGGATGGTTGGTTCTCTCAAATTTTCCCCATCTTTTATGCGATTTTTGTCGCCTACGTTTTGAGTGGGCTGGTGGAGGCCTACCCTGGGAAGAATATCTTTGAAATTTTATTTATTATTGGCGGGAAGTGGATTGGTGGAGCTGTCAATCTACTCATTTTGTTTTATATTTGGATCATCCTGGCGATCGATATTAAAGGGGCTGCTGATTTTTTACATATCTCGTTATTGCCAAACACGCCATTGGAGGTCATCTTACTCGTCTTCGTCCTACTGATAATGTACTATGGTAAAACGAGCCTTGAGGTGGCGGCGCGAGTAAATGAGCTTTATTTTCCTCTTTATTTCCTCATGTGCATTTCGTTATATTTCCTGCTAATGAATGAATACAACGTAGAGCGATTGGAACCAATTTTAACGAATAGATTGGATCGGATCGTGATCAGCAACTTTTTTCCAGTGGGTGTATATGGTGATGTATTTCTCATTGGGGCATTCTTACATGCCATTGTAGAGCCGCGGCTATTTTATGCTGCGATGAAGCACGGGGTCATTATTGTTGGTTTTGGAACGACGATTATGTTGCTCGTTTTGCTCGGGGTGATGGGCTACATTATCGCCGGTCGACTGAATTTCCCTATCTATATTCTCGTCCAGCAAATTCACATCACAGATTTTCTGGACAGGGTCGAAATGATCCTCTTTAGTGTTTGGTTTCCTGCTTTCACAATTAAAGTCATAGTCGCTTACTTGGCGTTTTTAGTGGGGGTGGGATCGTTTGGGGGACAGAGGCATTACAATACACTCAATGCACCGTGTGGATGGTTTATCGTTGTATCGTCCATATTCGCGTTTCCAAATATAGCACATATCGATCAATTTATTAGCTATAGCTTGCCGTTGATCGTGCTCGTCTTTCAATTGCCGCTGGCGCTCTTTTTGCTTGTTCATGTAAGGCGAAAGAATAAAGGAAGAGAGCAAAGCCTCATTCCCGAAGGAACGAAGCTTTATCGATTTTACAGGTCCATGGTATGGACCACGACAGTCTGTTTAAGTGGTTGTGTGATCGTGATATTGGTTGGGGACTTTTTTAAGGATAAATCAGCGATAGGTGGGGGAGCGACCGCTGTTGTCTACATTGTCCTCTTACTGATAGCGCTGTTGACAAGCTACGGGGAAATGCAGGCCCTTAATCATGGCAAGCAAAGGCTGGGGAGAACAAAACAGGCTGGGTCGTTTCGACAATGA